DNA sequence from the Liolophura sinensis isolate JHLJ2023 chromosome 1, CUHK_Ljap_v2, whole genome shotgun sequence genome:
aaaatgaaaacacaacaccatttGCTTGCAAAAATAATGGCCCAGtaagccagataatttgtcaaagaaaccattcatgggaggaaccacaggaggtcagattatatccgaTTATATCGGAGTTTGGCCGATGTTTATGGCATTCACAGCGGGGACCTCAGCACAGAGCTAATCCACTGCCACAGTGCAGGGGTGTCCGGACAATAACCAACTAGGCCTGGTTAAAGAACAATAGACTTCAGTGctattgaccaataatgttCTCACTTCACTTGGCAGGTGgcaggttgtaacttttaatcagAACAAAAAGTATTGAAGTCGGGTGgttgccattttgaaatttttgaatgtccgATGCGGCAATCctcattactgttgaaagtctcGGCCGCTCAGGACTGGCTGATATAtaatttggtggcaaaatattTTGGCCGCTGGACGCGTTGGACAGGTGCCCGCATACtacaggtcgtttaacatggaaaattgtttggtcgcaGCAGAAAGTGGCCACTTACGGCAGATGGACGCTGATAACAGGTGGCCGTAGGTACAGGTTTCTCCACCCATCAACCTGACCACTgtgctataagtgaaatattgtattACCCTCAAAAGTGTTCATTTTAAAGGCAAACAAAGGTTACAAAATAATACTCTTGGTGCTAAAacttttgtgtgtttgtcaGGATGTCACTTTAACTTTCTGAACAAACCTAAAAACACactttttttgttcagtagaACAATCAACAAAAGTTTCAATCAGGCAAAGTGTGTGACttggtcatggacaaaattttattttgaatacaATGCTTACAGTATAATATTCTTGATTGTGTCCTTGTATATTTTCTCTCAAATTTTATTAACTAAACTTTTACTATTGCTGCATTGATTTGTCTTAAGACAGATGTTAGCTTTCCAGGATGGATTTTATTCTCCGGAAAATGTTTGTTCAGTTGTATGAAGTGAAAAGTTGATCATTGTAAACTAAGGATTTTATTCTTTTCTCGGCTATGCTAAATATCAGTGacttgtcacattttttttcaattcagaGATCGTCAGAGGCAGCTGCGTAAATGGCAGAAGCAGTTTGGGCGTAACACCCAGGATAACAGGAACAAGGTAAAACCAGAGAGACCGGAACATTTTTAGTACTTGTGAGAAAGTACAATGTGGGTGCTTTGTCTTGTGCTAAATAGTGTCATCTTTAGGAACACCATGTTAATTGCACTGCTGAGGAATACTGATGGTggttggggggttggggggttcTCACCTGTGCGGTCGCTGTGCagtcatgtccagctcatgctgccttcctctccagtcatacatgggaaggtcgttaccaacctgcagatggtcgtgggtttcccaagggctctgtccagtttccactcataatgctggtcgctgttgtacAAGTGCAATATGCTGAGtacaacttaaaacaccaatcaaataaataaatgaataaataatactgaTAGAGAAATTAAGCTAAGTTTTTATCATTTCATGTGTTGGATATTTTATGAAGTGTGATATGATAAAAGAATTGCAATGAGTTTTGCCAGTAACTTGCACTGGTGGTATTTAAAGAGGTACCTTGAAATAAACGACACAAGTAATTTGATTGCATGAAATCTTAGTACGCACAGAATTAATCAGACATATTTTTCCAaaatgtattcattcatttgttagTATTCGCACTTCATCCTGTTGTTCATGTTCCTTCAAGTGAACTTTGAACTTTCACAGAAGTGCAATAGAAATGTGCAAGTTTGAAATTTGCAGTCTGTTTCCTAAACATGGTCATCTTTTCACCTTGCTAACAAATGGTCTAACATCCAGATCTTTTGGTTCACTTTTAGATGTCCCATCACCTTAAGTTGTTTAAATGGCAcctttttgtttaaatgatttttttcccaTCTATGACATTTTTTATGATTTcgttttttgttatgtttttttcatgcagtacatggaaatatattttaaatctcTTTGTAACTGTCATCTCTGTTGTTTGTCCTCTCCATtcgtacattggaaggtctgccagcaacccacTACCTCTGTTTGGGttcctcccactacaatgctggtggccattgtataagtgaaatattcttgagtatgtcctACAACTCTAGTGAAATAAATGTGTGATTTTGTCAGGACTACAAACTTCTGAGAGCACTACTTTTCTGGGTTAATTATATGGATAAAAGTTTGATTACAGGGTAagtattaataatgaaatataaaatatatgaattagGCTGGCTGCCTGTCCAgacgtacgtgagaaggcctggCACTAACTTTTGAATGATGGTGGGTTTCTacccgggctttgcctggtttcctccctccatattgatggccactgtcgtataagtgaaatattcttgagtatggagtgaaacaccaatgagataaatgaataaaatatatgaatgttttgCAGGCACCCATTAAGAACCGTGACGCCTCAGTGCAGGTGCGCGACAGCTGGGCCGTTGTGGAGGAAATGGACTTCCCTCGCCTGGCTAAGCTGTCCCTGCCCAGTATAGAGGAGCCGAAAGACCTGTAAGTGGAAACTGTTTATACAATTACAAACCCAGATTggatcatgccaaagactttataaatggtacttgttgttgccttgcATCAAGCTCATgtgaggttaaagcaaggaaacaggacttgttgAACCAGTGTCAGTgcaatatgactgggtggggtgtcctgtctggtgtcttgggcatgattcttcaatggcggcaggggcctccgtggctcagtcggttagcgtaatgacccaggagcctctcaccaatgcggttgctgtgagttcaagtccagctcatgctggcttcctctccggccgtaagtgggaaggtctgccagcaacctgcggatggtcgtgggtttcccccgggctctgcccggtttccacccaccataatgctggctgccgtcgtataagtgaaatattcttgagtacggcgtaaaacaccaatcaaataaataaatcaatggcggcagcattttgatCATCtgacacaagaaaacacagtatatacaccCGCACCTAATAattcctcatcgtcatatgactgaaaaactgtaatCTGGGATGACAGTGTTACGATCATTACTTCAAAAACTGTTTCTGATACAGAGAAGCGAGGAGCATGCCATGGTGTAGTTGGTTAAAGGCATTGGCCTTTCAATCGCTAGTACATAATGTGCGGGTTTAACATGGCTTTGAACAGGAAGTATTTAGATTCCACCACTGTCACTgcttgtgacaataagtggtcgatgGCACTCATGTGGCACAGTCTAACATGTTTTTGGAAGATTCCACCAATATTATGTGCCTATGTGAACGTCACAGGggtgtcagtaacttgccaaaggtcagtggtttatgccaggctCTCCCATTCCTCCACCTGTATAAcagactgccattgtataagtgccACTGAGTATTTTATGCAGCAGtggtgaaattaataaatgaataggGAAGAAGAGTGTCAAAGTAGATAACATCAGAATATGCTTCATCAGGAATTGAGGGAAAAATGGTTATGTGGACTGCTGTGTAGAGTTGTCCTGTTGAGGATGTTACTGAGTTAAATTGCAAcggaaaacatgacaaaaatgttttgctttttgtATCCTGTACCCTTACTGGCCATGGCATGTTGAACACTGCTAGGTTTTATATTGTAGGACTACATGTGGTCTGCTGGAGCTGTATGACAAGACTTACGATCGTGTGACCACGAAATCTGAGAGACGTCTGAAGAGGATTAATAGGATTTTCCACAAAGTCACAACAACGGACGATCCAGTTATCAGACAGGTATGCTGTGTCACACTTACCAGACAGGTATGCTCTGTCACATTTATCTGGGATGTGACCAGAATCATTAAAGGAAGTGATGGCTGAATCTTATTAGGTATGGTGTGACCAAGGTAGCAGACAGGGTGGAAATGTCTGATAAGTCTGACTGGACAAAGGTCTCCGGTATGTGACATTAGTATCGGACAGGTATGATATGACACTGGTATGTAGATGAGTATTATGTGACAGGAGTATCCTGTGGGTATAATAAAGGTGTTTATAACAGGATTTGAGGCTTTAGCACTGGGGGACATCCCTGTGAGCAATATTGGTGGGTAAACCTTTATAGGGCTAACTCAACATCAAAGCCTTGCCTCCACTTGTGGGAACTTGACACTTGACTCGAGCAGAGATGTGCACAGCTGGGGGTGCCGGGATTTTAATGACAATCATACACTTCCTGTAGACATAACAGATCTTGCAGCCCTTTACAGCAGAAACACCCAAAATGATCAATCTTAAGCAATTTTCAATGGACCACTGAGGCCTGTGCATGTGTGAATATGCTgccaaaaccaatcaaaaacTTTATGTTGTCTGAATTGCACCAGAATAAAAACATATTCTTCTTGTTTAAAGATGCGTTGATCGCCTGATAATAGGCCTCTTCTGTTTTGGCTcacaaaagagaaacaaaaggaTCATAATTTGAAAGATGCCTGTTCTGGGGTTCTCGCAGGTTAATGAGAAATGTCGTATAAAACACAGCTGGGTGCACCTGAGGGGAGCTTTGTAAGAGGGTGACAGGGTGGGAAGGAAGAGGGGCAAAGTTAGGCAATCATAAAAAAGTGGTTCTTTACGTTTCTGTAGGTTGAACAAAACATTGTCCAACATGAACACTACTTCTCTGACTTACAGAAATTAGGCTCTTTATTGAAGGTTTGTTGTCATAAGAAAATCCGTTTTCACCCAGTTTGTTTGCATCTATGTCTTCACACCTTACACAGGTAGGCTCTAATAATCTAAcaataatattcattttgttgaaatttcgGTGAGGAGATGTCAGTCTTGAACTGACTGAGTGTGTTCAGATATAAACAGCCGATATGTATTGATATGCCAATAGCAACTGCACACAGCTGTAAGTATAGTCTTTGAAGTTCCAACATTGTTTGTGGGACCCGTCAATCAAAATAGGTTCATCTACATGGTGAATGTTGAATACTGTATGCTGTCCATTATCTGTGGGACATTTACGCACATGTGACTGTGAGCTCTCAGAAAATGGGATGGAAGTAGCCTTGCACAAATACAGTGTTTAAAAATTGTTCTAATATGAAGCAGGTAACGGATACATTCAGAAGGTATCTAGTTCCACTCGTGAACATAATGTTCAACCAATACACATTGGGTATATGATcgccattttatgaaaatgagaGTTAAAACTGTCTGGACTACGCCTATCTTGTAATGAATCAACACCtgtgtgaggcttggaaaacatTCCACTGCATTTTAAGGGAGCACTTCATCACTGAAAagcatttaataatttaattgttACATATATGCCTGGATCTGTaaacagacaacactgttccCTCTATAATGCAATCGCGGATGCAGTGTAACTAGTAATCTTAGACAATCAGTGAAGCAGTCATTGGATTGCCTGTTTGACATGATCATAATTTGAGACAATTTTAGAATTTACAAGTTTGCAACAACTGTAgcttgatactttcttcattttaattcacaaataaaaatgaaggtgTGACTGGTCAGGAAGTCCTCAAATTTCACTCTCACCGACTTGACCCCCGTGTGGTGCGGATTATCATCCCAACCATATCCTATGTGAAGCTTAATAATGCAAAGGGGCTTGTTTGTGTTTCCGTGGGGATGGGGGCACTTATCAACCAACACTAATCACCAGCTCAGAACTGTGTGAAAGGACTAGGTATAATCTGTGTACTGACACCTGTTCAGAACAATCTCACATGATGACAGAATTACATTCAAGCAAAGAGCTTTGCAACAATTTCCAACATTGTTCCAGTGTATTGAAGTTTCACACTAtggtaaggtacatgtatatacagagaaATTGGACAGTAATATACATTAGTGTATGAGGCTCTAGAGAGGTTACCTTCAATACCGCaaacggtcactgtgagttcaagtccagctcatgctggcttcctcttagTGTATATCAGACAAGCATGATTTAGATTTCAGACAGTTGCTGTACGACGAGTATAAGAAGGGCAGGCTATGATGCTAAAAGTGTCCCATTTCTTGCTTGGAATTATAAACCATTGAGTTAATGCTTCCAAACATTTAGGCATTGTATATGTGGATTGTATTTATCCAGTTCAGCAATATGTAGAAAGGGCTTAAAATTGTCATTGTAAAGTGCCCGGACGAAACTTGTAATAGCTGGAATAAAGAGAAtcttgtatatatttacttgttaaTTACAGCTTGCCAAGACGGAGGGAAATGTGTTTGCCACAGACACCATCCTGGCCACTCTGATGTGCTGTACCCGGTCTGTCTATTCCTGGGATATCATTGTCCAACGTGTCGGCAAGAAACTCTTCTTTGACAAGCGTGATGATTCTGATTTTGACCTGCTGACAGTCAGTGAAACAGCCACGGAACCCCCACAGGAAGAGGGGAACAGTATCAACTCTCCACGCAACCTGGCTCTGGAAGCGACGTACATTAACCATAACTTCTCCCAACAAGTCTTGAAAGCTGTAAGACATTACCTGTGTTATGATTTATCTCCCCTGAGTGCACTTGAAAATAGAGTTTATCTCCCTTGGCTGTGAGTGGTCCATTAATGATTATCCTAAACAGTGGATCATTGGTGTACATCTTCAATGTGAATGATGGGATTTTTATATACAGTAAACACATTTATGAAAAGAATTCTATttgtaatttgaaatatttctaaCTTGATCTTATTAAgcataacaacaacaatgaagAATCAATCATGAGAATGAGACTTAGGAATAACTACAAATAAAGCTGCatcaattttcacatttctttcATATGTTGATATGTTGCCCTTCACGATTCCATTCATTGTGTCAGTCATCTctttatggctgaaatattgctgatttaGCATTAAAGCCTGTTCGTTCATTGGTTTACTGTTTTCCTCTGTTTACTCATACTGCTTTGTTTGGTGGCTTTGTTAAGGGTGAAGAGAAGTTTAAGTTTGAGAAACCAAACCCATTTGGTCAGGCTGAGGATGAGGGAGAGGTAGCATCTGTAGGATACAGGTCTGTATTGTTACACTGAtaaaactggtacatgtaacaggtttagattttgtgtaaaatgtaaaatactgtcATTGTCTTGTTTCGGTAAAGAAAGAATTCCATTTATGCAGTCTTGTTGTCTTTTCATAATATGGTGTTATAAATGATTTcataatttgtaaaaattacaCGAATTGCTTATGTAGTAAATCCACATCAGTGTTGTCAACATGCCTTAACTTTATTTGCAAGTAAGAAAGTCCACTTCATTAATTGATTTCAAAGCTATTAACAGTCCAAAAATAAGCTGAACTGCAGCATCAGGTGGCGAGGAAGTAATGGAATTTGTTGACCTACTTTGCAGGTATAGGAAATGGGAGTTGGGTAATGACATCACCTTGATATGTCGATGTGAACACGATGCTGTCATGACGGGACCAAATGGCGAGAACCAGTTCATAAATGTTAAAGCGCTTAATGAATGGGATTCTAGAGTAAGTGGAATGCATTCATTTCTTAGCCATATATGGTTAGGTATTATAATATAAGGAGTCTGCTGGGTGAACATGAACGGCATAAGAggagaaaaagtataatttgagTAATTGTCAAGGGACTGGGATTTACTGGAATGTTTTACCATTTACAACAACATAGTCACTTTCAGCACACTTCTTCAGTGAGTTTATTTATGACTGTAGACCTACTGTTAGGAGATGACAAGCGTCCTTGTCATTGAGGTTTTCCAGCTGGTTGAAACTAGAAACACATTCTTACTTTGaccaaaaacataaattttctgTTGTTATGCAGTTTTGTGGCGGTGTTGACTGGCGTACAAAGTTAGACTCCCAGAGAGGTGCAGTGCTAGCGACAGAGTTGAAAAACAACAGCTGTAAGTTGGCTAAATGGACGGTATGTGCCTTACTAGCAGGATCTGACCAGATCAAGTTTGGGTGAGTTGAAGATAcatttcttttcagttttcttgttattttatatatgatAATTTACTACACCCGAGACAATATCCATGAGAAGATGACATATCCACCCGGGACTGGTTTCATGAAGTGCACGGAACCAAGAAAACCGTAATCTGCACTTAGCGAAGGGCTACTTAACGCTAAGGCCTTCTTAATGCTAAGTGCACTTCTTGAAACTGACCTTAGGTACTGCCCCAGTAAACCAAGGTGAATTTGCGTGGCTTGTTAGATGTTTAACCTGGTCAAATGTTCGCAACAAACATTGCGTGTAAGTTACCCTGTTAATATGTCCAGAATTTAAACACCTTGATCTGTATACCATACCACTACTGATTACAGGTATGTATCACGCTTACACCTGAGAGATTCGGCCAAACACGTCATCCTGGGTACTCAGCAGTTCAAGCCAAACGAGTTTGCTAACCAGATTAACCTGAACATGGACAATGGTTGGGGCCTGCTTAGATGTATTGTTGATACCTGTATGAAGCTGAAGGAGGGGAAATACCTGATCATGAAGGACCCCAATAAGGTACGCTACATGACTAGGCACCTGCTTCTACTCTCAAAACTGTACACTTGGTTTTAAAACCTTGTTTTTCAACACGCATGTTTATCGCTGTTATGTTATCTACTTCATGATGACAGAGTGACGTCTCTTTGTGCCATAATGTCACTTTATGGCCCAGTAGGGTCAGTGTGCTTTGCATTCACAAGCTTCCTACAGGCAAGCCTTTGGTAGCCTTGGTACCAAATCCAAATCATGAAAATCCTGAGTTAGATTGTTCAAGGGGTTTTGTCAGGTTCATCATTTAGACATATGATGGTTGATTCTTCACCTTCAGGTTCATCTGCAGTCATCTGTAGGAAACTGTGTACAAGGTACTACTAAACACCTTGCTGTTTCCTTACCTTGGCATCTGTTGTAAGTTTCCCTCAGGCATGTGTGTACAGTCATTTTTGTCTGTAACCTGGCATAGGTCATCAGTCAATACATGAAAAGTCTGTTCAGTACATAAATGTAATAACTGGGCAAATTAAGAGTTGTTTATGCTGTACATTTTTAAGTCATTtcatataagaaaaaaaacagactatTTGGTGATTCACAGATGTTGTCCACACAGTATTGTCAGCGTAATGTTTTTATGCAGTTATcatgcagttgttgttgtactgttgTAGCCTATGATCCGTATCTACGACATCCCTGATGACACCTTTGAGACGGATGAGGATGATGACAGTGACTCTTCTGAGGAGGAGGAAGAAAGTGACCAGGAGGAAGGTAACAGAGAGCTTCCTCTTCctagaaaacatttttttttaaccattaaTTCcatttatatgaaatatttttgtaggcAAACTAAATTTTTTAAGATAATGGTAACAGACCACAGATTCTCCAATATCATCAACAATCGTGATCTGTTCAGACAGCTCATGTGAGGAATAAAGGCTGTAAGACCAAATGTTTTCTTGACCATGGTACTTCATTAAACGTGtctgacattttatttaatactgaggTCTGTCAGTGTGTTTGGGAATTCTTGATTCCTTTCCAGCGCCCATAATCTTAGTTGCCGTCAGAAAATTGAGCACATTTCTGAGCACCAAGTACTAGTGTATCATATTGCCAATCAATCGcaaaagtaaagaaatattaTGTTGTGTAGACCAAGGTGTTCTAACCAAtcttaattgattttttttcacagatgaGCCTGAGAAATAGTCACAATCAAGAATGCCTACGGAATTCATGACTAATTTTCCACATCATCTTCTGAGGAATTAATCGGAAACCATTCAGTCCTCTGAATGCCATCTGAATGCAGTTTACACCAGTATATTCTCTTcctttattgttgtttttctcaTGCCAATTTAAACTTAATGCTGGCAGGAAAATCTTCCTCTGAATATGAAGAATTTAAAGGGAGATCACTCCTCCTTGAAATGCATCATCATGAAATATAAGACAAGACAAATGCAAAATAGTGTGATTATTTCCAgtatattgatacatgtaaattcaatcaaaaaagattttaaatatataaagttGTCCTTAACAATTGAAATTGTAGATGTAATGAATTCGGACATTTGTCCGTATTTGTGCAAACTGTATTTCTTCAACTCTCTCATCATGGTGCTGGAATAAATTTCGTCTTGAGACATGAAACCTTATGCTCGTTTTTTTTCCTCTGGAATTGTTACACCACTGATCTAGAACTTGTTACACCACTGAACTAGAACTTGTTACACCACTGATCTATAACTTATTACACCACTGATCTGTAGCAGTTTCCCAGATTTAACTTACGTTGTAAGTTACCATTTAGAACACAGCATGAACGGTTCCATGTTGAGCATAGACTTAGGTATGAAGCCAGTTTTATTACAGATTTTTCTATGATGGGCCTTCGCTGCATAGGTGATTACCATAAAGCGAGGTTATATTGCTACAGTTGATTGGTTCCTGATCAACCAGTAGAAGTCTCTAATCTAGCTCTCGATGGTTCGGCTGCGGCATTCCCTATCCCAG
Encoded proteins:
- the LOC135481947 gene encoding eukaryotic translation initiation factor 3 subunit D-like — its product is MAHFVPPQIQENPNGWGPSAIPDQFKDMPYQPFSKGDRLGKVSDWTGATYQDKRYLGKYNSAFGGSGSQYAYYHEEDESSFQLVDTARTQKPLYQRGRRLFNQNKQRRERERRQQQAQTSMQALSKTHKNRERDRQRQLRKWQKQFGRNTQDNRNKAPIKNRDASVQVRDSWAVVEEMDFPRLAKLSLPSIEEPKDLTTCGLLELYDKTYDRVTTKSERRLKRINRIFHKVTTTDDPVIRQLAKTEGNVFATDTILATLMCCTRSVYSWDIIVQRVGKKLFFDKRDDSDFDLLTVSETATEPPQEEGNSINSPRNLALEATYINHNFSQQVLKAGEEKFKFEKPNPFGQAEDEGEVASVGYRYRKWELGNDITLICRCEHDAVMTGPNGENQFINVKALNEWDSRFCGGVDWRTKLDSQRGAVLATELKNNSCKLAKWTVCALLAGSDQIKFGYVSRLHLRDSAKHVILGTQQFKPNEFANQINLNMDNGWGLLRCIVDTCMKLKEGKYLIMKDPNKPMIRIYDIPDDTFETDEDDDSDSSEEEEESDQEEDEPEK